The genomic stretch ATAACAGCTCACTGGCTAGGTGGCTCTTGAGGAAATAAAAGTTTAGTATCTTCTACGCCACTGAAATCATCTCATGACCATACTATCACCATGTCAGCTTTATCCATACTCTGGAGATGCTCCTGCAGCTTACTGCTGCATTTTTCAAACCTCAGCTCTCGAAGACAAGCTGGCAGGCCCCCTCTTGGCAGTGACCGAATTCGTGGACAGGACTTCATCTCCAATTTCTTCAGAAAGGAATTTTCATACATTCCAGTAGGTAATGACTCGAGATATTTGCAATCAATAATTACCAGATGCTCCAAGCGAGGCGGCAGGCCTCTCTCGGAAAATGAGGAAATAGTCGAACAGTTCATGAGCTCTAACTTCTTGAGGGATGTAAGCTGATGTAGTTCTGCTGGTACGGAGAAGCCGTAATCACACTCAAAGAATTGTAGCTCATTGAGAGAGATGAGCTGTTGAAGTGCTTTCTCCTGCTCTGTTTCTAGTTTATTGGATAGGCCACGAAACTCTAACCTCCTAAGGTGATCAAGGTGTTTGCATATTGATAAAGTAAGCATTGAACTATCACTCGTGTGGATGAGTTCCACTGGAAACAGTAATTTGTTGCTTTCTCCCTCTCTTTGCAGCTCAATATCCCAAGCTCTCCAAAACCCATGGGTAAAGACTACCTCCAATTTTTTGAGCTCAACACATAATTGCAAACCTTGTATGGAGGTGAGCTCTGTGCATCCAAGAACTTGAATGTACTTCAGTTTTGTAGAGGATTCCATGTGAAGAGCTTCTAGTTCGCTGTGGCAAATGGATAAGCTCTCCATGGTAGTGAGTCCATGGAGTGACATTGATTTCCACTCTGCCTTGGTTATCTTGAGCACTTGCAGTGATGATGGAAGGAGACATGTACCTTCAACATGATGGATATCTTCATTTTGAAACACTACATAAGAAAGGAACCTTGGGCACTCATATATCTCCAACTTTTTAAGTGTGGTGAGTCCCCGGAGGCCCTCCCCATTTTCACATATTGTTGGGCAGCTGTCAAAGCACAACTCTTGGAGTGATGACACTGAGTGCGGATGGATGTGCAACAACCCATCAGCTGCTGCACCATCAGGTGGCAAAATTGGGCTGCCTTGATCTGCATGTTGGTGTACAGTCAACCTTCTGATCCGCCGACACTCTTTTAGCTTTAGGAAGGACAGATTTGGTGCATTTGACAGTAAACAAGATAGATTTTTTCCAGTGATACCACATGACCAGATTTCAAGCTTTTGGAGTGATGGAAGAAGTCCCTTGGCAAGCGTACGCTCTGTTTCTGTCATCTGCACTGAGAGAAGGTTTGGGCAATGATATATTGTCAGATCCTTCAATATGCTAAATTGGTGGAGTCCTTGCCAGGAGATGCTTGTGAGGCTTGGACATGTATCAATGGAGAGCTCTTGCAAAGAAGCTAGATTTTGAAATGCTATAACATTTCCATCAAGTACTCTCAGATCATCCTTCCCCATTAAGAGCAAGCTTGGATTCGTATCTGCACTGTAGGACATGCGGCTACATGGAAATGATTGTACATCCTCAACCAATAGCTTAATTTTGGGACCCAGAGGAAGTGGTGGTAATCTCATCAGGCAAGGGCAACCCTTAATCACCACACTTCGGAGTTGGCGGTACATTGCTACTGCAGAGTTACATGTAGGTGGTAAAGGCAAGTATCTCAGTTCAGGGCAGTTGCATATTTCAAGTACCTGTAGACCATCTATTAGTTGGTACTTTTCAGAGGCACTCCATTTCTTTAGTTTTTTCATATCAGACAATATCACTTCATCTAAAGAAGCAGTTTGCAACTCTGTAATATCAGGCAAGCTGATTAAATGCAGTTTCTTAAGTGCTGGAAACAGTGAAAATGATGGAAGATCTTTGCATCCCTTGCAGTTATCAAGATAGAGACAGCGCAAAGAAGTGAGGAACATATGTTTTGCTAACCATTCTGGAGCTGATGCTTCAGTGTATCCACTAGAGACATTTCTTGTCAGATCACCAGTGGTTCCTCCTACATCCAGCACTTGCAAATGGTAGAGCCTGCCCAAGGCTTCTGGGAGTTGCACTTGATCATAAGCAATAATTTTTACATAGCGAAGATGAATGCATTGGCCTAGATCATACAGCAGAGAACCTTCATGATAGGGCATCATGCACATTATTATTGAGCGCATATTTGTTGCTTCTCTGAAGGCCATCTGAAAAACACGTGCAAATTTGGAATCATATCTGCCAAACAACATTAAGGACCTCAGGTATTTCTTCTGCACTAAATTGGCTATATTGGTTACTACCTTTTCAATGTCCTCATTACGTGACACATTACTGGATATATCCTCATTATACATAGTCTCTGTAATTATGGACATATGACGAATGGTTGCTGATGGGTGCATATTGAACATGGAGATGCGATCAATGGTCAAGCAATATTGTGAAGATACATTAATTGCCAAGTCATGTATTATATCATGCATAAGGTACCAGGTTTTAcagtttgctggattgatctccTTCTGAAAGAATCCCAAACACACCAAGTGGTTCATATATTCATGACCAACTTCTTCTGGCTTCCTATCAAATCTAGTATCAATGAAACCTTGTGAGTTCCAAATGAGCACCAGATCTTTCTCAAGGAACCGATAGCCCTTCGGAAACAATGAGCAATATGAGAAGCGCCTCTGGAGATGAAATGGAAGGTACTCATAACTAAGCCTTAGAATAGACATGATGCCATCAGTTCCATTCTGCTCTTCCCATGCCCTGCTCTCTAAAATTATGCTCCAATGTTCAATGGTCAGGTCCTTCCTCAGTAATGCCCCTACACTTTTTGCTGCCAatggataaccattcaattttCTAGCAATTTCTCTTCCAATGGGCTGTAAATGTTGATGCCCGTCATGCTTCTCATCACCAAATATGTAAGCTCTAAAGCAATCCCAGAATACTTCTCTCTCTAGACCACTCAAGTTGATCGGTGACGTTGTGCTGATCAGCTCTGCGACGCGGCGGTCTCGGGTGGTCACCAAGATGGTACAATTGGTGGAGGCCTTGATATAGTTGAATGGAGCCAATAGCAATTCCCATTTTTTCCCATCGACAGTCCAAAGGTCATCAAAGACAAGCAGAAACCTCTTCCCTTGCAACCTTTTGACTAGACTGTTTTGAAGGCTGTCCAAGTTCTTGCTTCCCCTGTTCTGCTTGTTATCGGTGGCAGCCTCCAGCATCTCACGCGTTAGCTGCAAGACACTGAAATTGTGACAGTGGGATACACAGATCCACATCCTGGTGTGGAAGAAGCTCCGGATTCTCTTGTCGTGGTACACGTGCTGCAGCAAAGTAGTCTTTCCTATGCCACCGTTGCCGACGACGGGGAGCACCAGCAGCCTACTCTGGCTGCAGCATCTGATGTCGGTGAGAACCTCAATGATGCTGTCCTTCTCGCCATTTCTGCCGAACATCTTGTGCTCTCCAGCGGGGTATGAGGTCGTCAGTCGTGGATTGTTAAGCTGGCTGTGAGCCGCCAGGCTGATAGACTTGAGTTCCTCTAGCTGCAGTGCCTTGTGCACCTGCTCGCTGACAACCCGCAGCTGGGATGTGGCCTCTCTGATGCTTCGCCCAAGAGCACCCCAGTCAAGCTCTACCAAAGGCAGATCCAAGGCATTGGTGAGGTGCGCGAGCTTTCTGCGCTTCCTCGGGCCCCAAGGCCAGGGGTACATGAACATGTCCCTGAACGTTGACGAGGCCAACGGCTGGTGGCTCACCACATCGCTCAGCAGATGTAGTACGGCCGTGGCCGCCGTTGACGGTGCACGAAccatgctgctgctggtggcctGCTGGTCACGACTTTGCGCATCCTGATGGATGCGGTGGTACTCGATCTCGTCGAGGGCATCATCAGCATCGTACAGCAGCTGGTGCAACCTGGCGAGGAGGCTGGTCAGGTGGTTGTTCCGGATCCGCCTCCCCTGGGCCATGCTGAGCACCGTCTCCACGAAGCTCATCTGTGCCTTGAGACTGTCGATATCGTTGCCCAGGCCGGAGAACTGGGAAACCCATTCCTTGAGCTTGCTGGTGATGACCTGCTCGGTGATGACTCCTGCGATCCACTGCGCAGCGCTCACCAAATGAGAGGCGGCCATCGTCGGTATGCGCATCACAggtagcagcggcggcggcgctgggcgCTGGGCTGTGGAAGAAAGACAGCCGAGTGCAAGTGGGATTGGCTAGGGAAGCAAGCAGGACGAAAGACACGAGATAAAGCAGCCATCCACTTGTTATAAAGAAAACAAAACTTTGAGAGTAATTTTCTGCACAGACCAGTCCAGTTGACTAGGACAGCCCACTGACAACTTATCAGACCAGTCGGCTGTTTATTCCGGACAAATGGCTAATTGACCTGAACTAACAACACAAATACCGCAATATCATGTGGAATAAAATAAAACACGGATAAAATATCCATTTTAATAGAGAAATAACCATTTTAATAGAGAGTTCTATTTTATGGTTTTATAgccggtcttgtttagttccaaaatttttggcaaaacaagcactgtagcactttcgtttgtatttaataaatattgttcaatcatggactaactaggctcaaaagattcgtctcgcaaattacaggcaaactgtataattagttattatttttatctatatttaatactccatgcatgtgccgcaagattcgatgtgacgaaaaatctgaaaattttgcaaatttttttagaactaaacaaggcggtaATTTCGAGATGCACAGAGAGTCGGTAATCATACCAAAAAAGTTTCACCCTGCATGAAACTCTTGTATtctcttttttaaaaaacattGCCACATTATTAAAATAACATATGTGGCAACTTATtaaatgcaaataaaactacgATGAAACTCTAAAGGAGACAGGCCTAATGAAACCATAATTTATCAGAATAATCCATGTCAATAGATAGGAATCCACAATATGGAGAATTTTTGCCACAACTCTCCAAATACTAGGCCTGTTTAGAAGAAGGGGGAATAGTCTAGGAATTTTTAGGATTTAGTTTATATTTCTATTAAATCACAAGCAGTGGCGGAGCTCGTCAAGTTGAACGCCTAGGGCCACTACTACATGAGCACGTAAACAATCCGCAGCGTGTCATATAGCAAGAGACATACGGATATACAATAAAATTAATATATAAATGCATAATTTGAGTGCTATTCTAATTTCATGCCTAATTCAATAACAAATTTGATGAAAACATTAACATATAGTctttttttaaaagataaaCATTAGATTAACCAAGTTTatcaaagtttataaaaattttggataaaAATTGTTGAAATAAGTTAGTGCTAGTACCTGATTTTGATGACTCTTCATTCATAtattctcctcatacaccaaaagAACTTCCATGAAAAGTCTGAAGGTTGACTAGCCTATCCGTTATGAAAGTATTGTTGACTAATTTAGTTTATTTGTTGtgtgagaaaaacactgctgagtgACTGAtaaattcggctgataagctcaagtgaaCAATCAAATGGATTCTTACTTGTTAGGTAGCGCAGTGTGGTGCGGCTGCTAGCAGTGTGCGCTGCTCCTCTGTGCCAGGTGCTGGTGTAGCCGATGGCCCACCAAAGCGTCAAGGGAGTGTGTGTGGCTGTGGGCTCCTTTGCcaactttttttttgagcaaaGGCTCCTTTGCACTAACACAGAGGCAATTTTGTAGGCCACTGGACAAGGAAAGGCTGGGCTGAGCGCTTTGTTTTGGTGCTTTATTGTTGGGatgactaggccttgtttactttcaaaattttttgtaaaatagaaatagtagcactttcgtttgtatttgacaaatattgtccaattatagactaactaggctcaaaagattcgtctcgtcaattttgaccaaactgtgcaattagtttttatttttatctatatttaatactccatgcatacgtctaaagattcgatgcgacggagaatctgaaacattttgcaaaatttttggggaactaaacaaggcctagggggTATAAGGGGGGTTTGGGCCACGCCTAGGGCCATGGCCTTAGTGGCCCAGCCCAAAATCCATCCCTTTTccaaacaaggccaaagttgtCTTTGTTTTATCCTAACTTTTTAGTTTTACAGTCTTTGACATGCAGTTACAGCCCTATAttttttgagaaaaaatataccaatgatcACTAGTAGAATTATATCCTTGTATAAGTGCTTGAAAAGATAACTTGAGACATACTAAATGCCAAATTTAGATGGTTTGATGCCATGGATTTTAAGACATTAAAGAGAGTTCTGGGAGTTTAAGTAGTAAGCAGGCATTAATGTTGACCACATTTGAATAATAGATCTAGTTTGGTTCATTATTCGTTTGTCTATTCTAGTTTATAATTTATAGTCGAACATAGCTAATGTAAAGGAGGTTTCATGAGATCACTTTTACCTTTCATGGGAGGATAGATGTGACATCCATGCTACAACAAGATAAGTACAATGAAACCTTGCTCCAACAAGATATAGGGAGTGTTTGGTTCCTGGCTATCACTCTGGTCAAGCTTTATAGAGCCAACTTAGATTTGTTAGTTCGGCTGAATAGGCCTCCTAGTAAAGATGGCAATGGGTACCTGTGGCCCAAAACTCCATTATGGCATGGGCATGGGTCACTATATAAACCCATGGGTTTGTTAATGAGAAAAAAACTCATACCCATCAGGTTTGCAGGTACGGGTATGTTGCTGGTGTACCCATACCCACAAATAGATAGGCATATTTTTACTTGGCTCCAACCATATCCGATGTATTCTAGCCCAAGTATTACCATTCCACCCAAGCTCAATAAGAACATATATAAATAGGATTGGAACCCTAGATCACCTACCTTTCCAAATCGTTTCTGCCTTTTTGGCAGGCACCGCTGCGCCACCAACTTGACAACCACATGAGTCATGCCCCAACCCCCCCCACTCCCATCGCACTTGTGAGCAGCAAGTTGCGCACTCGTGTGCGGCGTGCCGCGTCTCCTGTAGTCTTGTTCCTGTCCCAACGACTCCCAAGTTGCGTGGATTCACTAGGTTGTAGTTAGAGTCAGCCATGGGAGTGACCAGCAGCGGCGCCAACAGTGATGGCCAATGTACTTCTTCCTCATCCTCTTAATGCTATTGCAGTCTTGTCCCATCATCCCAAAGGGATGCTGATGCCAACCCTCCTGTGACCACGGATCCAAATCTAGAGGTTGAGATCCCTGTTGGGCATGTTGAAGCCAGTAGTTTGTATGGGCAACCCACGGGTACCCGTTACCCACTCCGGCATGGGTATGAGCGTACATTTTTACCCATCTGTGGGTATGGGTTTTTAATAGGCATGTTTTTTTCTTCACAGTGAAGGGTATGGGTTCATTGTACTCAGTGGGTATGTACCCATTGCCActgaaagcatctaggcccctagtgagtttcggtgattaatgaaaaTGTTAATTACTATGACTAATGTGTGTTTTGTAGTTGCAATAATTtgagttaggtcatggtaatggtgatcGATGGACTATTGAGTTTGTGCCCACTTGATGGTGGAAAttattttggttttcaaaggatcatgtacatcatcaagattagactaggtctaagtgccatttgGAGTTGAAGGgtgcttagagtagtttaggactttgtttttcctttgaccgtactattaaggggcAACAAacgggtagcttgacctaggcaaggctttaggtttcgGTGTGGTACACACTTGTCTaatctagcactaggcagctcagagagagtccttagatcgagaggatcaaactttgttttggaaagTGTTGATCAAATTTAGGCATCAGATGCTGCCATTGGACACAGGAGTAGAACTGTTTGTGTGTCCGATATTATAGAGGTGATGAGCCAGCGTGCCATGTGTCTAGGGTATGACACCGGATGCAGCACCGGATGCTTGTGGGTGCGTCCATTCCCTTACCTAGAGAGCATGTCAAAAGAGTTTCCTCACTGGACGCATCTAGGGTGAGGACATCAGACGCCCCTGCGTGTCTAGTGTGGTCAGGGTTTTCAAACCGCTACTAGCCATTGGTGAGGCACCAGACTCTCTGCACGAGCGTGTAGTGCAACATCAAGAGCATCCAGTGCACACAAAATCTGCTGATTTTGTGGCTGActcttggacttgatgggggTATATATACTTCACCACCACGCCCATGAAactgcccttgcccatttgttcagctgagaaacaccttgtggtgcaagggagaagcaagagcccagagaggattgagatttgagtgatttcttaagTGAtcggaggcacgaagatcacccggtgTTCTTGTGGGTGACTCAtgccaagcttgtgagcggttgtggGCGACTCACCGTGATGGAGTAtcaaagaatcagcccatagagagcacaTGATCCTTACACGgatcaagggggagcaagacccttgcacaggagctccaacgaggactattGGGGAGTGGCGATTCTccaatacctcggcaaaacatcatgACATTGCTCTTCCTCtcatcctttacattctagcattggaactatgttgcaaaacttttatgcaGTAGCTCTCTAGAACATAATTAGGCACAAGGGTTGCATTgaggcttataggttgcttaaatttttagaaaagcccaattcacccccctcttggacaTCTTAATCCTtttaattggtatcagagccgagtGCTCATAAATTAGGCTTTACCGCCTAGAGCAAGATGTCTCAccaggatggaccgccacccatgttcgatggtgaGGACTTTTCATATTAGAAAATATGGATGGAGTCCTACCTCGGGGCATGTGACGTCAAATGCATAAAAGCCACAACCAAAGGATTCCCTCCTCTGGCTAAGGataccgctcttactccacttgAGCAAGAAAATGAGAAGTGGTATgccaaggccaaaaaccacatctttagaggcctttgcaaggATGTGTTCAACTATGTGC from Sorghum bicolor cultivar BTx623 chromosome 3, Sorghum_bicolor_NCBIv3, whole genome shotgun sequence encodes the following:
- the LOC8086362 gene encoding putative disease resistance protein RGA1 isoform X2 is translated as MRIPTMAASHLVSAAQWIAGVITEQVITSKLKEWVSQFSGLGNDIDSLKAQMSFVETVLSMAQGRRIRNNHLTSLLARLHQLLYDADDALDEIEYHRIHQDAQSRDQQATSSSMVRAPSTAATAVLHLLSDVVSHQPLASSTFRDMFMYPWPWGPRKRRKLAHLTNALDLPLVELDWGALGRSIREATSQLRVVSEQVHKALQLEELKSISLAAHSQLNNPRLTTSYPAGEHKMFGRNGEKDSIIEVLTDIRCCSQSRLLVLPVVGNGGIGKTTLLQHVYHDKRIRSFFHTRMWICVSHCHNFSVLQLTREMLEAATDNKQNRGSKNLDSLQNSLVKRLQGKRFLLVFDDLWTVDGKKWELLLAPFNYIKASTNCTILVTTRDRRVAELISTTSPINLSGLEREVFWDCFRAYIFGDEKHDGHQHLQPIGREIARKLNGYPLAAKSVGALLRKDLTIEHWSIILESRAWEEQNGTDGIMSILRLSYEYLPFHLQRRFSYCSLFPKGYRFLEKDLVLIWNSQGFIDTRFDRKPEEVGHEYMNHLVCLGFFQKEINPANCKTWYLMHDIIHDLAINVSSQYCLTIDRISMFNMHPSATIRHMSIITETMYNEDISSNVSRNEDIEKMAFREATNMRSIIMCMMPYHEGSLLYDLGQCIHLRYVKIIAYDQVQLPEALGRLYHLQVLDVGGTTGDLTRNVSSGYTEASAPEWLAKHMFLTSLRCLYLDNCKGCKDLPSFSLFPALKKLHLISLPDITELQTASLDEVILSDMKKLKKWSASEKYQLIDGLQVLEICNCPELRYLPLPPTCNSAVAMYRQLRSVVIKGCPCLMRLPPLPLGPKIKLLVEDVQSFPCSRMSYSADTNPSLLLMGKDDLRVLDGNVIAFQNLASLQELSIDTCPSLTSISWQGLHQFSILKDLTIYHCPNLLSVQMTETERTLAKGLLPSLQKLEIWSCGITGKNLSCLLSNAPNLSFLKLKECRRIRRLTVHQHADQGSPILPPDGAAADGLLHIHPHSVSSLQELCFDSCPTICENGEGLRGLTTLKKLEIYECPRFLSYVVFQNEDIHHVEGTCLLPSSLQVLKITKAEWKSMSLHGLTTMESLSICHSELEALHMESSTKLKYIQVLGCTELTSIQGLQLCVELKKLEVVFTHGFWRAWDIELQREGESNKLLFPVELIHTSDSSMLTLSICKHLDHLRRLEFRGLSNKLETEQEKALQQLISLNELQFFECDYGFSVPAELHQLTSLKKLELMNCSTISSFSERGLPPRLEHLVIIDCKYLESLPTGMYENSFLKKLEMKSCPRIRSLPRGGLPACLRELRFEKCSSKLQEHLQSMDKADMVIVWS
- the LOC8086362 gene encoding putative disease resistance protein RGA3 isoform X1 → MRIPTMAASHLVSAAQWIAGVITEQVITSKLKEWVSQFSGLGNDIDSLKAQMSFVETVLSMAQGRRIRNNHLTSLLARLHQLLYDADDALDEIEYHRIHQDAQSRDQQATSSSMVRAPSTAATAVLHLLSDVVSHQPLASSTFRDMFMYPWPWGPRKRRKLAHLTNALDLPLVELDWGALGRSIREATSQLRVVSEQVHKALQLEELKSISLAAHSQLNNPRLTTSYPAGEHKMFGRNGEKDSIIEVLTDIRCCSQSRLLVLPVVGNGGIGKTTLLQHVYHDKRIRSFFHTRMWICVSHCHNFSVLQLTREMLEAATDNKQNRGSKNLDSLQNSLVKRLQGKRFLLVFDDLWTVDGKKWELLLAPFNYIKASTNCTILVTTRDRRVAELISTTSPINLSGLEREVFWDCFRAYIFGDEKHDGHQHLQPIGREIARKLNGYPLAAKSVGALLRKDLTIEHWSIILESRAWEEQNGTDGIMSILRLSYEYLPFHLQRRFSYCSLFPKGYRFLEKDLVLIWNSQGFIDTRFDRKPEEVGHEYMNHLVCLGFFQKEINPANCKTWYLMHDIIHDLAINVSSQYCLTIDRISMFNMHPSATIRHMSIITETMYNEDISSNVSRNEDIEKVVTNIANLVQKKYLRSLMLFGRYDSKFARVFQMAFREATNMRSIIMCMMPYHEGSLLYDLGQCIHLRYVKIIAYDQVQLPEALGRLYHLQVLDVGGTTGDLTRNVSSGYTEASAPEWLAKHMFLTSLRCLYLDNCKGCKDLPSFSLFPALKKLHLISLPDITELQTASLDEVILSDMKKLKKWSASEKYQLIDGLQVLEICNCPELRYLPLPPTCNSAVAMYRQLRSVVIKGCPCLMRLPPLPLGPKIKLLVEDVQSFPCSRMSYSADTNPSLLLMGKDDLRVLDGNVIAFQNLASLQELSIDTCPSLTSISWQGLHQFSILKDLTIYHCPNLLSVQMTETERTLAKGLLPSLQKLEIWSCGITGKNLSCLLSNAPNLSFLKLKECRRIRRLTVHQHADQGSPILPPDGAAADGLLHIHPHSVSSLQELCFDSCPTICENGEGLRGLTTLKKLEIYECPRFLSYVVFQNEDIHHVEGTCLLPSSLQVLKITKAEWKSMSLHGLTTMESLSICHSELEALHMESSTKLKYIQVLGCTELTSIQGLQLCVELKKLEVVFTHGFWRAWDIELQREGESNKLLFPVELIHTSDSSMLTLSICKHLDHLRRLEFRGLSNKLETEQEKALQQLISLNELQFFECDYGFSVPAELHQLTSLKKLELMNCSTISSFSERGLPPRLEHLVIIDCKYLESLPTGMYENSFLKKLEMKSCPRIRSLPRGGLPACLRELRFEKCSSKLQEHLQSMDKADMVIVWS